From a single Clostridium isatidis genomic region:
- the spoIIE gene encoding stage II sporulation protein E, which produces MQYGVDISTYKRVSNKNNKREVKLQGDIIKSLIMVTVGILLSRVLLSITKDIGIAPFGIAYLICLKRENVKDKILALFGTIIGYLSISNILEGAIGYCVVALIILIYSEICNQISIKEKDAITFLIIFSTFLIFNFVVYKQPIKINLIFSLLKLISIIPVKYIISYALSSIDELDSNYLFSTEELISIGILICLLITGVGNFNILGVYLRGIVAILVISLFSFIGGSGLGSAIGISMGFIIGITNSDIVTYITAYSLCGLIMGVFKDTGRIFSSLSYLVVHFIISMYSNSFNIAGMIEVLIALILFILIPEIIINNIVNELNRDKKVEIINEFNLNEVKNEFLDRLNSMKAVLSSLSNSILNLGQNDILSLSNKGTAMVESLADRVCYNCELRQRCWDRNLRYTFDGFSELISSCESNDIYFPQVLNNKCVKKSSLMKNAQEIVNNYTVNEALRTRLTEGRKLIASHINNMTITMGDMIRDFEKDVSVCTEIDKILKKSFNKARIEYKNVFCYLDRKGRMKIKITLTNCEGSNYCAKKILPIINNLVKVPISISKSGCRIDPDTDECSIIIEETPKYHVTSYAAVKSKDGESSIGDSYSFNTNDDGTYLTIISDGMGSGPEASTESKLAVDLIEKFIEAGFTQKTAINTVNSIMAMKFNEDEKFTTMDLNLIDLYTGETEFIKIGGVASFIKRGDEVKVIKCNSLPFGILDAVDTNSEKLQLKHGDIIVSISDGVLDVDKNNLGSYYWLEEYLKYSDSNPAELSRNILDKAISLSNGRVRDDMTVLVSKIYSIY; this is translated from the coding sequence ATGCAATATGGTGTGGACATATCAACATATAAAAGAGTAAGTAATAAAAATAATAAAAGAGAAGTTAAGCTTCAGGGAGATATTATTAAATCTTTAATAATGGTTACTGTTGGAATTTTATTAAGCAGGGTTTTATTATCTATAACAAAAGATATTGGTATAGCACCCTTTGGTATTGCATATTTAATATGTTTAAAAAGGGAAAATGTAAAGGATAAGATCCTTGCCTTATTTGGAACAATAATAGGATATTTATCAATATCTAATATTTTAGAAGGAGCTATAGGTTATTGTGTTGTAGCATTAATAATATTAATTTATAGTGAAATATGCAATCAAATAAGCATTAAGGAAAAAGATGCTATAACTTTCTTAATAATATTCTCAACCTTTTTGATTTTTAATTTTGTGGTTTATAAGCAGCCTATTAAAATTAACTTAATATTTTCTTTATTAAAATTAATAAGTATAATACCTGTTAAATATATTATAAGTTACGCACTAAGCTCAATAGATGAACTAGATAGCAATTATTTATTCTCTACTGAAGAATTAATAAGTATAGGAATATTAATATGTTTATTAATTACTGGAGTGGGAAATTTTAATATTTTAGGTGTTTATTTAAGAGGTATAGTAGCTATTTTGGTTATTTCACTTTTTTCTTTTATTGGAGGAAGTGGATTAGGTTCAGCTATTGGAATTTCAATGGGTTTTATAATAGGAATAACAAATAGTGATATAGTAACTTATATAACTGCCTATAGTTTATGTGGACTTATTATGGGAGTTTTTAAGGATACAGGCAGGATATTTTCATCGTTAAGCTATTTAGTAGTTCATTTTATAATATCCATGTATTCTAATTCCTTTAATATAGCAGGAATGATAGAAGTTTTAATTGCTCTGATTTTATTTATATTAATACCAGAAATAATAATAAATAATATTGTAAATGAACTTAATAGAGATAAAAAGGTTGAAATTATAAATGAATTCAATTTAAATGAAGTAAAGAATGAATTTTTAGATAGATTAAATTCAATGAAAGCAGTATTATCAAGCTTATCAAATTCAATATTAAATTTAGGACAAAATGATATTTTATCTTTAAGCAACAAAGGAACTGCAATGGTTGAAAGTTTAGCCGACAGAGTTTGTTATAATTGTGAATTAAGACAAAGATGTTGGGATAGAAATTTACGTTATACTTTTGATGGATTTTCAGAGCTTATAAGCAGTTGTGAAAGCAATGATATATATTTTCCTCAAGTTTTAAATAATAAATGTGTTAAAAAGAGCAGTCTTATGAAGAATGCTCAGGAAATTGTAAATAATTATACTGTTAATGAGGCTTTAAGAACTAGATTAACAGAAGGAAGAAAGCTTATAGCTAGCCATATAAATAATATGACTATAACTATGGGAGATATGATTAGGGATTTTGAAAAAGATGTTTCTGTATGTACTGAAATAGATAAAATTCTAAAAAAATCATTTAATAAAGCAAGAATAGAGTATAAAAACGTATTTTGTTATTTAGATAGAAAAGGAAGGATGAAAATAAAAATTACATTAACTAATTGTGAGGGTAGCAATTATTGTGCGAAAAAGATATTACCTATAATAAATAACTTAGTAAAAGTTCCAATTTCCATATCTAAATCTGGATGTAGAATTGATCCAGATACAGATGAATGTTCAATTATAATTGAAGAAACTCCTAAATATCATGTAACTTCTTATGCAGCAGTTAAATCTAAGGATGGAGAAAGTTCTATAGGAGATAGCTATAGTTTTAATACTAATGATGATGGAACTTATTTAACTATAATAAGTGATGGAATGGGTTCTGGACCAGAAGCTTCAACTGAAAGTAAGTTGGCAGTTGATCTAATAGAAAAGTTTATTGAAGCAGGTTTTACTCAAAAAACTGCTATCAATACTGTTAATTCAATAATGGCAATGAAATTTAATGAAGATGAAAAATTTACAACTATGGATTTAAACTTAATTGATTTATATACAGGAGAAACGGAATTTATAAAAATAGGTGGAGTAGCTAGTTTTATAAAAAGAGGAGATGAGGTAAAGGTAATAAAATGTAATAGCCTTCCTTTTGGAATATTAGATGCTGTAGATACAAATTCAGAAAAGCTACAACTTAAACATGGAGACATTATTGTATCAATAAGTGATGGGGTTTTAGATGTTGATAAAAATAATTTAGGAAGCTACTATTGGCTAGAAGAATATTTAAAATATTCAGATAGCAATCCAGCAGAGTTATCAAGAAATATATTGGATAAGGCAATTTCTCTAAGTAATGGAAGAGTAAGAGATGATATGACAGTTTTAGTATCAAAAATTTATTCGATCTATTAA